A genomic stretch from Limanda limanda chromosome 11, fLimLim1.1, whole genome shotgun sequence includes:
- the ano10a gene encoding anoctamin-10 isoform X1: protein MSPERPSVDSSGSTFTPLVVVELVSDTKEEAIGWLLGRIRDKQQNGGAELLVEQLGPGVGAQGKENPNLFLVGASWQRLLSGAEEVGLFKEFSDGSMRAFTSNNKHNFKDYKGDGDSFLSMAECQYIIKHELDTLRAKDETHVPGYTQVKLYPGKSIVRRMQSKGILIQMFPIHEREELKRLSFSWYKKVKLSLQPLDDIRHYYGEGLAFYFGFLEYFTYALLPMALIGVPYCLFDWEDYDKYVVFAVFNLVWCTVILELWKRGSASLAYRWGTLSRKRAFEEPRAGFHGVLGFNPVTGREEPLYPNAKRQLRVYLVSLPFVLLCLYLSLYVMMIYFLMEGWALTLHDQDPTFWTGILVFIPSVIYAVVIEIMNLIYRYAAEFLTEWENHRLESSYQNHLVLKVLVFNFFNCFASLFYIAFVMHDMVLLRQSLATLLITSQILNQFMEAFLPYWLQRRRNKKMIHKVQKRRTLEDVELPLADQVRLEADMSTYLGTFDDYLEQFLLFGYVSLFSCVYPLAAVLVVLNNITEVYSDAFKMCRVFKRPFSEPAANIGVWQLAFEAMSVIAVVTNFALIGMSPQVKAYFPESEIQLILWTVAIEHGLLAIKFILTFLIPDVPKHIQIKLARLEFESLEAFKKKKMLEASELRKVVQ from the exons ATGTCGCCAGAGAGGCCATCAGTAGACAGCAGTGGCTCCACCTTCACTCctctggtggtggtggagctggTCTCAGATACCAAGGAGGAGGCAATTGGATGGCTGCTGGGCAGGATAAGAGACAAACAGCAAAATGGAG GTgctgagctgctggtggagcagCTGGGCCCTGGGGTCGGGGCTCAGGGGAAGGAAAACCCCAACCTGTTCCTGGTGGGGGCCTCCTGGCAGAGGCTGCTCTCTGGTGCTGAGGAGGTGGGCCTCTTCAAGGAGTTCAGTGATGGATCCATGAGGGCGTTCACCTCCAACAACAAGCACAACTTCAAAGACTATAAAG GTGATGGAGACAGTTTCCTCAGCATGGCCGAGTGCCAGTACATCATTAAACATGAGCTGGACACCTTAAGAGCCAAAGATGAAACTCATGTTCCAGGATACACGCAGGTCAAGCTCTACCCTGGGAAGTCTATCG TTCGCAGGATGCAGTCCAAAGGGATCttgatccagatgtttcctaTCCacgagagggaggagctgaagagactGTCTTTCTCCTGGTACAAGAAGGTGAAGTTGTCCCTGCAGCCTCTTG ATGACATAAGGCACTACTATGGTGAAGGCCTGGCCTTTTACTTTGGCTTCCTAGAGTACTTCACCTATGCCCTTCTGCCTATGGCCCTCATCGGAGTACCTTACTGTCTGTTTGACTGGGAGGACTACGACAAATATGTGGTCTTTGCTGTGTTTAACTTGGTCTGGTGTACTGTTATCCTGGAG TTATGGAAGCGGGGCAGTGCCTCACTAGCCTACCGCTGGGGCACACTGAGCAGGAAGAGAGCCTTTGAAGAACCTCGGGCTGGTTTCCATGGTGTCCTTGGGTTCAACCCTGTGACGGGCCGCGAGGAGCCGCTCTACCCCAACGCCAAGAGGCAGCTGCGTGTCTACCTTGTGTCCCTGCCCTTTGTCCTGCTCTGCCTCTACCTGTCCCTCTACGTAATGATGATCTACTTCCTAATGGAAGGATGGGCACTGACACTGCACGACCAGGATCCCACATTCTGGACCGGCATACTGGTGTTCATCCCCAGTGTTATCTACGCTGTGGTCATAGAGATTATGAACCTCATCTACAGATATGCTGCGGAGTTCCTCACAGAGTGGG AAAATCACAGACTAGAGTCTTCATATCAGAATCACTTGGTCCTCAAAGTACTAGTT TTCAACTTCTTCAACTGCTTCGCTTCGCTCTTCTACATCGCCTTCGTCATGCACGACATGGTGCTGCTCAGACAA AGTCTGGCCACCTTGTTGATCACCAGTCAGATCTTGAATCAGTTCATGGAGGCCTTCCTGCCTTACTGGCTCCAGAGGAGACGCAACAAGAAGATGATCCACAAAGTCCAGAAGAGAAGAACTCTCGAGGACGTAGAGCTTCCTTTAGCCGACCAGGTTCGCCTGGAGGCAGACATGAGCACGTACTTG GGTACATTTGATGACTACCTGGAACAGTTCCTGCTGTTTGGTTATGTCAGTCTGTTCTCCTGCGTCTACCCTCTGGCTGCCGTCCTGGTGGTGTTGAACAACATCACTGAGGTTTACTCTGATGCCTTCAAGATGTGCCGCGTGTTTAAACGACCCTTCTCCGAGCCAGCAGCGAACATCGGAGTCTGGCAG CTCGCTTTTGAGGCCATGAGCGTGATCGCTGTTGTGACCAACTTTGCACTGATCGGGATGTCTCCGCAAGtcaaggcttatttccctgagTCAGAGATCCAGCTCATTCTGTGGACAGTGGCTATTGAG
- the ano10a gene encoding anoctamin-10 isoform X2 has protein sequence MAECQYIIKHELDTLRAKDETHVPGYTQVKLYPGKSIVRRMQSKGILIQMFPIHEREELKRLSFSWYKKVKLSLQPLDDIRHYYGEGLAFYFGFLEYFTYALLPMALIGVPYCLFDWEDYDKYVVFAVFNLVWCTVILELWKRGSASLAYRWGTLSRKRAFEEPRAGFHGVLGFNPVTGREEPLYPNAKRQLRVYLVSLPFVLLCLYLSLYVMMIYFLMEGWALTLHDQDPTFWTGILVFIPSVIYAVVIEIMNLIYRYAAEFLTEWENHRLESSYQNHLVLKVLVFNFFNCFASLFYIAFVMHDMVLLRQSLATLLITSQILNQFMEAFLPYWLQRRRNKKMIHKVQKRRTLEDVELPLADQVRLEADMSTYLGTFDDYLEQFLLFGYVSLFSCVYPLAAVLVVLNNITEVYSDAFKMCRVFKRPFSEPAANIGVWQLAFEAMSVIAVVTNFALIGMSPQVKAYFPESEIQLILWTVAIEHGLLAIKFILTFLIPDVPKHIQIKLARLEFESLEAFKKKKMLEASELRKVVQ, from the exons ATGGCCGAGTGCCAGTACATCATTAAACATGAGCTGGACACCTTAAGAGCCAAAGATGAAACTCATGTTCCAGGATACACGCAGGTCAAGCTCTACCCTGGGAAGTCTATCG TTCGCAGGATGCAGTCCAAAGGGATCttgatccagatgtttcctaTCCacgagagggaggagctgaagagactGTCTTTCTCCTGGTACAAGAAGGTGAAGTTGTCCCTGCAGCCTCTTG ATGACATAAGGCACTACTATGGTGAAGGCCTGGCCTTTTACTTTGGCTTCCTAGAGTACTTCACCTATGCCCTTCTGCCTATGGCCCTCATCGGAGTACCTTACTGTCTGTTTGACTGGGAGGACTACGACAAATATGTGGTCTTTGCTGTGTTTAACTTGGTCTGGTGTACTGTTATCCTGGAG TTATGGAAGCGGGGCAGTGCCTCACTAGCCTACCGCTGGGGCACACTGAGCAGGAAGAGAGCCTTTGAAGAACCTCGGGCTGGTTTCCATGGTGTCCTTGGGTTCAACCCTGTGACGGGCCGCGAGGAGCCGCTCTACCCCAACGCCAAGAGGCAGCTGCGTGTCTACCTTGTGTCCCTGCCCTTTGTCCTGCTCTGCCTCTACCTGTCCCTCTACGTAATGATGATCTACTTCCTAATGGAAGGATGGGCACTGACACTGCACGACCAGGATCCCACATTCTGGACCGGCATACTGGTGTTCATCCCCAGTGTTATCTACGCTGTGGTCATAGAGATTATGAACCTCATCTACAGATATGCTGCGGAGTTCCTCACAGAGTGGG AAAATCACAGACTAGAGTCTTCATATCAGAATCACTTGGTCCTCAAAGTACTAGTT TTCAACTTCTTCAACTGCTTCGCTTCGCTCTTCTACATCGCCTTCGTCATGCACGACATGGTGCTGCTCAGACAA AGTCTGGCCACCTTGTTGATCACCAGTCAGATCTTGAATCAGTTCATGGAGGCCTTCCTGCCTTACTGGCTCCAGAGGAGACGCAACAAGAAGATGATCCACAAAGTCCAGAAGAGAAGAACTCTCGAGGACGTAGAGCTTCCTTTAGCCGACCAGGTTCGCCTGGAGGCAGACATGAGCACGTACTTG GGTACATTTGATGACTACCTGGAACAGTTCCTGCTGTTTGGTTATGTCAGTCTGTTCTCCTGCGTCTACCCTCTGGCTGCCGTCCTGGTGGTGTTGAACAACATCACTGAGGTTTACTCTGATGCCTTCAAGATGTGCCGCGTGTTTAAACGACCCTTCTCCGAGCCAGCAGCGAACATCGGAGTCTGGCAG CTCGCTTTTGAGGCCATGAGCGTGATCGCTGTTGTGACCAACTTTGCACTGATCGGGATGTCTCCGCAAGtcaaggcttatttccctgagTCAGAGATCCAGCTCATTCTGTGGACAGTGGCTATTGAG